The following are from one region of the Paenibacillus sp. JZ16 genome:
- a CDS encoding glycosyltransferase family 2 protein → MRIIKRKQPKSTKEVLAVPRTDRRTLTYVPDPEQIRLNADRRGNRAEQPGDDLSSSEYLNKLRMLSLRYEAEFEVWIVPKGKKKKAGIKGQAADISATGLLLKLPDASSGLEVGDKVKARFRIPPGAMPEGFESAVRMDASIVRRATNLAESGEEHMLALEFEKPLTEYFQRKRWGYSVYSASALMFVAVLFIMLMRAESIIYFKYNMVLYLYSLIAALFLLTRYLFGALYRDVPINPDYTPGVSIIIPCFNEADWIKRTILSCINQDYPVDKLEVIVVDDRSTDQSVQQIKDMIEVIHSEAERYATRERLSYTVLPENAGKRVALVKGVEMAKHDLVVFVDSDSFLDPTAIRHLVQPFQDPKMGGVAGRTDVENKYTNNMTKLQTVRYYIAFRIMKAAESWFDSVTCLSGPLSCYRKELILQHADAWLNQKFLGRPATFGDDRSMTNFILKTHRTGYQDSAICSTIVPSQMKVFLKQQMRWKRSWLRESLRAGSFIWRKEPFMALFFYIGLIVPIAAPVVVAYNLMYVPIVHGIFPGTFLMGLLLMALLMSLAHLLFRKSKLWVFGFVFCLFYEFVLLWQMPVAWFTFWKSTWGTRETPQDIEAREKKEARKRKGKKFGLPF, encoded by the coding sequence ATGAGGATTATAAAAAGAAAGCAACCGAAGAGCACTAAAGAAGTTCTTGCGGTTCCGCGCACGGATAGACGTACTCTTACCTATGTACCTGACCCGGAGCAGATTCGTTTGAACGCGGACCGGAGAGGCAACCGGGCTGAGCAGCCCGGGGATGATTTGTCCAGCTCTGAATATTTAAATAAGCTGCGTATGCTCAGCTTGCGTTATGAAGCGGAATTTGAAGTATGGATCGTCCCCAAGGGGAAAAAGAAAAAAGCCGGGATTAAGGGACAGGCAGCCGATATTTCGGCCACGGGCCTGCTGCTCAAGCTGCCGGACGCTTCTTCAGGTCTCGAAGTGGGCGACAAGGTAAAGGCCCGATTCCGGATCCCGCCAGGCGCGATGCCGGAAGGTTTCGAATCGGCTGTAAGGATGGATGCAAGCATCGTTCGCCGGGCCACGAATTTGGCAGAATCCGGTGAAGAACATATGCTTGCCTTGGAATTTGAGAAACCGCTGACTGAATATTTTCAGCGCAAACGGTGGGGCTATTCCGTATATTCTGCCAGCGCGTTGATGTTCGTGGCGGTGCTCTTCATCATGCTGATGCGGGCCGAGAGCATTATCTATTTTAAATACAACATGGTGCTATATTTGTACAGCTTAATCGCAGCCCTGTTTTTGCTAACTCGCTACCTGTTTGGGGCATTGTACCGCGATGTGCCGATCAATCCGGATTATACACCGGGGGTTTCGATTATCATCCCCTGCTTCAATGAAGCGGATTGGATTAAACGTACGATTCTCAGCTGTATTAATCAGGATTATCCGGTCGATAAGCTGGAGGTCATCGTCGTGGATGACCGATCGACAGACCAATCGGTGCAGCAGATCAAGGATATGATTGAAGTGATTCACTCCGAGGCGGAGCGATACGCGACCCGCGAACGCTTGTCCTATACGGTGCTGCCGGAGAATGCGGGCAAGCGGGTTGCCCTGGTCAAGGGTGTGGAGATGGCGAAGCATGATTTGGTGGTGTTCGTGGACTCCGACAGCTTTCTGGACCCGACGGCGATTCGCCACCTCGTTCAGCCTTTTCAGGACCCTAAGATGGGCGGCGTGGCCGGCCGGACGGACGTCGAGAACAAATATACCAATAACATGACGAAGCTGCAGACGGTCCGTTATTATATTGCCTTTCGGATCATGAAAGCGGCGGAGTCCTGGTTTGACAGCGTGACCTGCTTGTCGGGCCCGTTATCCTGCTATCGGAAAGAGCTGATCCTGCAGCATGCGGACGCCTGGCTGAACCAGAAGTTTCTGGGCAGACCCGCCACCTTCGGGGATGACCGAAGCATGACGAACTTTATTTTGAAAACACATCGCACCGGTTACCAGGATTCCGCCATATGCTCGACGATTGTCCCTTCGCAGATGAAGGTGTTCCTGAAGCAGCAGATGCGCTGGAAGCGCTCCTGGCTGCGCGAGTCGCTCCGGGCCGGAAGCTTTATTTGGCGGAAAGAGCCGTTTATGGCATTGTTTTTCTACATAGGCCTAATCGTGCCGATTGCCGCGCCTGTCGTGGTTGCCTATAACTTGATGTACGTGCCGATCGTTCACGGCATTTTCCCGGGGACCTTCCTGATGGGCTTGCTGCTGATGGCGCTGCTCATGAGTCTTGCCCACCTGCTGTTTCGCAAGAGCAAGCTCTGGGTGTTCGGCTTCGTATTCTGTCTGTTCTATGAGTTTGTCCTGTTATGGCAGATGCCGGTGGCCTGGTTTACCTTCTGGAAGTCGACATGGGGGACCCGGGAAACACCGCAGGATATTGAAGCTAGAGAGAAGAAGGAAGCCCGCAAGCGTAAAGGCAAAAAATTCGGATTACCGTTCTGA
- a CDS encoding nucleotide sugar dehydrogenase, which translates to MELYVNMMDRVDKLAVVGLGYVGLPLAVAFSRKLDVIGFDLSEAKVQQYRSGFDATGEIGDTSLANCTASFTSDPDKLKEARCFIVAVPTPVKSGNVPDLKFVRNASRLVGRALTRGAVVVYESTVYPGVTEEVCIPILEEESGLRLGEDFKVGYSPERINPGDQVHRLETIVKIVSGNDPEALETVASLYELIIDAGVHRAESIRVAEAAKVIENAQRDINIAFMNELSMLFNEMDIDTNAVLRAAETKWNFLPFRPGLVGGHCIGIDPYYLTYKAEDTGYHSKIILAGRHINDGMGKYIAQHVIKLAVRQGIDLMRAKVAVMGLAFKEDCRDIRNSKVIDIITELQDYGIQPMVADPHVDPHQAYEEYGIELSDMSELKDIQIAVVAVAHREFKQLGIAEFKDMFSSEGEKLLIDVKGAYPKTEYEANGFHYWSL; encoded by the coding sequence ATGGAATTATATGTGAATATGATGGACCGCGTTGACAAATTAGCGGTCGTCGGTCTTGGATATGTGGGGCTGCCGCTGGCGGTCGCATTCTCAAGAAAGCTGGATGTCATCGGCTTCGATCTGAGCGAGGCCAAGGTGCAGCAGTACCGCAGCGGATTCGATGCTACCGGTGAGATCGGAGATACTTCGCTTGCGAACTGCACGGCGTCCTTCACCTCGGATCCGGACAAGCTGAAGGAAGCGCGCTGCTTTATTGTCGCCGTTCCGACACCCGTAAAAAGCGGAAATGTCCCGGACCTGAAATTCGTGCGCAATGCCAGCCGATTGGTCGGCCGCGCATTGACCCGGGGAGCGGTTGTTGTGTATGAGTCAACGGTTTATCCGGGCGTAACGGAGGAAGTTTGCATTCCGATTCTTGAAGAGGAGTCCGGCCTGCGCCTGGGCGAGGATTTCAAGGTGGGGTATTCCCCGGAACGAATCAATCCCGGAGACCAGGTACACCGACTCGAGACCATCGTGAAAATTGTGTCCGGTAATGACCCGGAGGCACTGGAGACGGTTGCCAGCCTATATGAGCTGATTATTGATGCAGGCGTTCACCGGGCGGAAAGCATCCGGGTGGCGGAAGCAGCCAAGGTCATCGAGAATGCCCAGCGCGATATCAATATCGCTTTCATGAACGAGCTCTCCATGCTGTTCAACGAGATGGATATCGATACGAATGCCGTGCTGCGGGCTGCAGAAACGAAGTGGAATTTCCTCCCGTTCCGGCCGGGGCTTGTTGGCGGACATTGCATCGGAATTGATCCATATTATTTGACGTACAAGGCCGAGGATACGGGATATCATTCCAAAATTATTTTGGCCGGGCGGCATATTAATGACGGAATGGGCAAATACATCGCCCAGCATGTCATTAAACTCGCGGTTCGCCAAGGTATCGATCTGATGAGGGCGAAGGTGGCGGTAATGGGTCTGGCCTTTAAGGAAGACTGCCGGGATATCCGCAACTCCAAAGTCATCGATATTATTACGGAGCTGCAGGACTACGGAATTCAACCGATGGTCGCGGACCCGCATGTGGACCCGCATCAGGCTTATGAGGAATATGGTATCGAGCTGTCGGACATGAGCGAATTGAAAGACATTCAGATTGCGGTTGTCGCCGTCGCTCACCGGGAGTTCAAGCAGCTTGGGATTGCCGAATTCAAGGACATGTTTAGCTCTGAAGGAGAGAAGCTTCTGATCGACGTGAAGGGAGCTTATCCAAAAACCGAATATGAAGCAAATGGCTTTCATTATTGGAGTTTGTAA
- a CDS encoding YhgE/Pip domain-containing protein, protein MKNIFHIYSADIHRIIRNWAAGVIIVGLAILPSLYAWFNIEASWDPYGQTSGVSIAVANLDKGTTLRDQPINLGKEIVESLHHNEKLGWRFTEDSKNAIQGVRRGDDYAAIIIPENFSARIGTVLTNEPVKAQILYYTNEKINAISPKVTAQGASGVVEEISKNFIKTANGTIFEIFNTLGIEIENQLPAINKVRSLLFRLEKSFPELNEAVGTAAQDIKLANRLVQQADAALPRLEGIATDGKAMAGALAEFANQAAGASKSLEPTLRQDLEVLAATTGALSQVLDALGQADIDPKELASRLNAAQERAETAARAAARLGQLFKRLGSISPAAASGAAKLEDIAARWTSAQSVLQTIAQAVERGEEAPADSIDKLKKLNDDITGLTNTLLSRYDTEIGPAISKAFTSGADTAKRVQQELTQALASVPDIQHLLKDARKGLKVGGEEVQLAQSRLPEAELRITQLANRLREMEAEGDIQEVIDLLQNNFELESQFFAEPVTLEENRLYPIPNYGSAMSPFFTTLSLWVGALLLVSLLSVEVHDEERSFRSIEVYFGRYLTFLTIALFQALFVTLGDIYLLRTYVVNPGWFILFALLISSIFMLIVYTLVSVFGNVGKAMAIVLLVLQLAGAGGTFPIQMTPPFFQALHPYLPFTYAISMMREAVGGILWDIVIRDVLFMLIFAAIALMIGIALKKPINRASGGLVRKARASKLIH, encoded by the coding sequence ATGAAGAATATCTTCCACATATATTCTGCCGATATCCATAGAATCATCCGTAATTGGGCTGCAGGCGTCATCATCGTAGGGCTCGCTATTCTTCCTTCTCTGTATGCCTGGTTTAACATTGAGGCCTCCTGGGATCCCTACGGCCAGACCTCCGGCGTCTCCATTGCCGTTGCCAACCTGGATAAAGGCACCACCCTCCGCGATCAGCCCATTAACCTGGGAAAAGAAATCGTGGAGTCCCTCCATCACAATGAGAAGCTGGGGTGGCGTTTTACGGAGGATAGCAAGAACGCCATTCAGGGTGTACGGCGCGGCGATGATTATGCCGCTATCATTATTCCGGAGAACTTCTCTGCCCGGATCGGCACCGTGCTGACCAATGAGCCTGTCAAAGCTCAGATCCTCTATTATACGAACGAAAAAATCAACGCCATTTCTCCCAAAGTGACGGCCCAGGGTGCATCCGGTGTTGTGGAGGAAATCAGCAAAAATTTCATCAAAACCGCCAACGGCACCATCTTCGAGATTTTCAACACGCTCGGGATTGAGATCGAGAACCAGCTCCCGGCCATCAATAAAGTCCGAAGCCTTCTGTTCCGGCTCGAAAAAAGCTTTCCGGAGCTCAATGAAGCGGTGGGCACAGCTGCACAAGATATTAAACTGGCCAACCGATTGGTTCAGCAAGCCGACGCCGCCCTGCCTCGCCTTGAAGGAATTGCCACGGACGGCAAGGCCATGGCCGGTGCGCTGGCGGAGTTCGCGAATCAGGCCGCCGGTGCCTCGAAATCGCTGGAGCCAACTCTGCGTCAGGACTTGGAGGTACTGGCTGCAACCACCGGAGCGCTCTCGCAAGTGCTGGACGCTCTAGGGCAAGCCGACATTGACCCGAAGGAGCTTGCCAGCCGCCTGAACGCTGCGCAGGAACGCGCAGAGACCGCAGCGAGAGCAGCCGCCCGGCTGGGTCAATTGTTCAAGCGGCTGGGCTCCATCTCCCCGGCAGCAGCTTCCGGGGCGGCCAAGCTCGAGGATATTGCCGCACGATGGACCTCAGCTCAATCCGTGCTGCAAACCATAGCCCAAGCCGTGGAACGGGGAGAAGAAGCGCCAGCAGATTCCATCGATAAGTTGAAAAAGCTGAACGATGATATTACGGGACTGACCAACACGCTGTTAAGCCGCTACGATACGGAGATCGGTCCAGCGATAAGCAAAGCCTTCACCTCGGGCGCAGACACGGCTAAGCGCGTGCAGCAGGAGCTGACCCAGGCACTTGCCAGCGTCCCCGACATTCAGCATTTGCTCAAAGACGCCCGGAAAGGCCTTAAAGTAGGCGGAGAAGAAGTACAGCTTGCTCAAAGCCGTCTGCCGGAGGCCGAGCTTCGGATTACGCAGCTGGCGAATCGGCTCCGTGAGATGGAAGCTGAGGGAGATATCCAAGAGGTTATTGATTTGCTTCAAAATAATTTCGAGCTCGAAAGCCAGTTTTTTGCCGAGCCTGTAACGCTGGAAGAGAATCGCCTGTATCCGATCCCGAACTACGGGTCCGCCATGTCTCCCTTCTTCACGACTTTATCCTTGTGGGTAGGTGCCCTGCTGCTCGTTTCCCTGCTCTCCGTTGAGGTTCATGATGAAGAGAGAAGCTTCCGCAGCATCGAGGTTTACTTCGGACGCTATTTAACCTTTCTCACCATTGCCCTGTTCCAAGCGCTATTCGTCACCCTGGGAGATATCTATTTGCTGCGGACCTATGTGGTGAATCCGGGCTGGTTCATCCTGTTTGCGCTGCTGATCAGCTCCATCTTCATGCTGATTGTGTATACGCTGGTGTCCGTATTCGGCAATGTCGGAAAAGCGATGGCCATCGTACTTCTCGTGCTGCAGCTCGCAGGCGCGGGCGGAACGTTCCCGATCCAGATGACGCCGCCCTTCTTCCAGGCATTGCATCCGTATCTGCCGTTCACCTACGCCATTAGCATGATGCGGGAAGCCGTTGGCGGCATTCTATGGGATATTGTCATCCGGGATGTCCTGTTCATGCTGATCTTTGCCGCAATTGCGCTGATGATCGGGATTGCGCTCAAGAAGCCGATCAACCGGGCCAGCGGCGGTCTTGTCCGTAAAGCGAGAGCCTCGAAACTCATCCATTAA
- a CDS encoding polysaccharide deacetylase family protein, with the protein MGKKQNAALNVQRKNRRKIIKVTAQVVVLAVVAVLLANAIFDFRTYKEPDRSAWRQDQGFIALSYFGVGRTGTSKLVSKSQLDAQLKALYEQGYTTISQQDIIDYYRNGKKLPDKALYLSFEDGRNDSALFAQPLLEKYNYKATFLSYADKMGNSERKFLQPKDMLKMTRTGYWELGTNGNRLTYINIFDSEGRYIGVKDEGELTSKSNVEYYNHYLMDFIRDENMIPLENRAEMEERIQADYEAMNKVYTESLGYVPGTYMIMHANALGSGMNQLVADANTEQIEQLFGMNFNREGMAFNSQDSDLYNLTRVQPAPYWSTNHLLMKLHKDQGQSMQFVRGDKQQADKWELLGGAVEFSDNRFVVTSPPSQAGTVYLKGSEETDVTVSAKALGNVVGRQSIYVRYDRTKGSYVRLLLENNNVVVEQKRAGQAPEELFTYSLPKVEWGEEDLQFDKASVYTKEQTQAGDRDDENEYPVNILGNRSLEISVKGHSVSVSVDQQLILDQQPVDVSIGAGGVAFESQYHEQNEKDDIYDAIFEDVTITSESAGGDRKLLFTNKPSGLTGVLTGVQRSLNRAVDWAVETF; encoded by the coding sequence ATGGGTAAAAAACAAAATGCAGCCCTCAATGTTCAGCGAAAAAATCGCCGCAAAATCATCAAAGTTACGGCACAGGTCGTTGTATTGGCCGTAGTAGCCGTCCTGCTGGCGAATGCGATTTTCGATTTTCGCACCTATAAGGAGCCGGACAGGTCGGCCTGGCGACAGGATCAGGGCTTTATTGCGCTATCCTATTTCGGAGTCGGCCGCACCGGGACATCCAAGCTCGTATCCAAGAGCCAGCTGGATGCACAATTGAAGGCCTTATATGAACAGGGCTACACCACGATTTCGCAGCAAGATATTATCGATTATTATCGTAATGGCAAGAAGCTGCCGGATAAAGCGCTGTATCTGTCCTTTGAAGATGGACGGAATGACTCCGCGCTGTTCGCGCAGCCGCTGCTGGAGAAATACAACTATAAGGCCACCTTCCTGTCCTATGCGGACAAAATGGGCAACAGTGAACGTAAATTTCTGCAGCCGAAGGATATGCTGAAGATGACCCGCACCGGTTATTGGGAGCTGGGGACCAACGGCAACCGGCTGACTTATATTAATATTTTTGATAGTGAAGGCCGTTATATCGGCGTTAAGGATGAGGGTGAACTGACCAGCAAATCCAACGTGGAGTATTACAACCACTATTTGATGGATTTCATTCGCGACGAGAACATGATACCGCTCGAGAACCGCGCGGAGATGGAAGAACGGATTCAAGCTGACTATGAGGCGATGAATAAAGTCTACACGGAATCGCTGGGCTACGTTCCAGGGACATATATGATCATGCACGCCAATGCGCTTGGCAGCGGCATGAATCAGCTTGTGGCCGATGCCAATACGGAGCAGATTGAGCAGTTGTTTGGGATGAATTTCAACCGGGAAGGTATGGCTTTCAACTCGCAGGATAGCGATCTTTATAATCTGACTCGGGTCCAGCCTGCTCCTTACTGGTCCACCAACCACCTGTTGATGAAGCTGCACAAGGACCAAGGACAATCTATGCAGTTTGTGCGGGGGGACAAGCAGCAGGCTGACAAGTGGGAGCTGCTCGGCGGAGCGGTTGAATTTTCGGATAACCGTTTCGTGGTCACATCGCCTCCGTCTCAGGCAGGGACGGTTTATTTAAAAGGCAGCGAAGAGACTGACGTAACCGTCTCGGCTAAAGCGCTCGGCAATGTGGTAGGACGGCAGTCCATCTATGTCCGTTACGACCGGACCAAGGGCTCTTACGTAAGACTCCTTCTGGAGAACAACAACGTGGTGGTAGAGCAGAAGCGAGCAGGTCAAGCGCCCGAGGAGCTGTTCACTTATTCCCTGCCGAAGGTCGAGTGGGGTGAAGAGGATCTGCAATTCGACAAAGCATCGGTATATACCAAGGAACAGACGCAGGCCGGAGATCGGGATGATGAGAATGAGTATCCGGTCAACATACTTGGCAACCGCTCGTTGGAGATTTCGGTGAAAGGCCATTCCGTGTCGGTGAGTGTCGATCAACAGTTAATTCTGGACCAGCAGCCTGTGGATGTTTCGATTGGCGCAGGGGGCGTTGCGTTTGAATCGCAATATCACGAGCAGAATGAGAAGGATGATATTTACGACGCTATTTTTGAAGATGTCACCATAACATCTGAGTCTGCGGGCGGCGATCGGAAGCTGCTGTTTACGAACAAGCCGTCCGGACTGACCGGAGTCCTGACAGGCGTGCAGAGAAGTTTGAACCGGGCGGTTGACTGGGCTGTGGAGACCTTTTAA
- a CDS encoding glycosyl hydrolase family 18 protein, protein MKNRRRKWAGAVVLMALCAAVSFWWLRTEEQEKALQAQIPQTGVKLSAWITDWQWRTGITDMEQLGSELEEIHFFAAYFNHKDELHFTSDFREGLPEFQEISRKGEQLRRVLTIVNDRFDTDGTADQKDPELISRIVATPESRSQHIGHILAVVSQHGFRGVELDYEKVRKEDWANLCALYKELYERLQAEGFSLRIVLEPGISQSSLELLPAGPDYVLMAYNLYGGHSGPGPKADHALIRKLADKLRRIPGDHAIALSVGGFDWAKNGKVVSLTEKRAVELAHSISEVPKRDSSSGALYYEYTDEQGIGHTVWYADGMTIAGWMDTATDTGVSKIAIWRLGDMEEDTLKQLKEYHQQSQHK, encoded by the coding sequence ATGAAGAATCGCAGGAGGAAATGGGCAGGAGCAGTGGTGCTGATGGCTTTGTGCGCTGCTGTCTCCTTCTGGTGGCTGCGCACCGAAGAGCAGGAGAAAGCACTGCAGGCTCAGATACCGCAAACGGGAGTAAAGCTGTCTGCCTGGATTACGGATTGGCAGTGGAGGACGGGTATAACCGATATGGAGCAGCTCGGCAGCGAGCTTGAAGAGATCCATTTTTTTGCAGCCTACTTCAATCATAAAGACGAACTCCATTTTACTTCGGATTTTCGGGAGGGGCTGCCTGAATTTCAGGAGATTTCCCGGAAAGGGGAGCAGCTTCGCCGGGTCCTGACCATCGTAAACGATCGCTTCGATACCGATGGGACGGCGGATCAGAAGGATCCTGAGCTCATCTCCCGGATCGTGGCTACTCCGGAAAGCCGCAGCCAGCATATCGGGCACATTCTGGCTGTAGTATCCCAGCATGGCTTTCGTGGCGTGGAGCTGGATTACGAAAAGGTACGCAAGGAAGATTGGGCGAATTTATGCGCTCTGTACAAGGAGCTGTATGAACGTTTACAAGCGGAGGGTTTCTCTCTTCGAATCGTCCTGGAGCCGGGGATCTCCCAGTCATCCTTGGAGTTGTTGCCGGCAGGCCCGGATTATGTCCTGATGGCATATAACTTGTACGGAGGGCATAGCGGACCGGGGCCGAAGGCGGATCATGCCTTGATCAGAAAGCTGGCGGACAAACTGCGCAGGATTCCGGGAGACCATGCCATCGCACTGTCGGTTGGAGGGTTTGATTGGGCGAAGAACGGCAAGGTTGTCTCTTTAACGGAAAAGCGTGCGGTGGAGCTGGCACATTCCATCTCGGAAGTGCCGAAGCGGGATTCTTCAAGCGGTGCCCTGTATTATGAATATACGGACGAGCAAGGCATCGGCCATACGGTATGGTATGCAGATGGTATGACCATTGCCGGCTGGATGGATACGGCGACAGATACGGGTGTTTCGAAGATTGCGATCTGGCGGCTTGGGGATATGGAAGAGGATACGTTGAAACAGCTGAAGGAATACCATCAGCAATCCCAACATAAGTGA
- a CDS encoding polysaccharide deacetylase family protein: protein MLTRMTGLLLTLALLGGCGLFGGKQAPSDEAGGSTATVQKVERYTGEKSREIPFVYTARKELALTFNGMGDKATMMALIDELDAYGIKATFFLPGIRVAEEPDIADAILSKGHEIENNTLNQLDMNQLDYDQIYKEIKLANDVIERETGVLPRYVRTRSGDYPDEVPLAAAHLGMKAVVSYNINPKDRNMQSAEEIGEYVTRYISRGGIISMNTDVNPEVISSIKYIAQAVDDIGYQLVTLDELVRNGGVRKPLELIPGYDAARMNPDYEQAKYELVYKVNTNKKEVALTFDDFGSDKTVTRILDILEEHDVKATFFLRAKGVESNPNLARAMVEGGHDVANHSYSHPVVTSLTPEELQQDVVKAHQVITEAIQQQPVMLFRPPTGVVDDERAKALAAAGYPAIAMYDVTTLDWDISNSADDIVNGVMTKTQKGSVILLHMLDDIHTIEALPRVLEGLKNKGYTFVKMADMMQLQDKAAMEME from the coding sequence ATGCTAACAAGAATGACCGGACTGTTGTTAACCCTGGCGTTACTGGGGGGTTGTGGTCTTTTTGGTGGTAAGCAAGCCCCCAGCGATGAAGCGGGCGGTTCGACAGCGACAGTTCAAAAAGTGGAACGGTATACGGGAGAAAAGAGCAGGGAAATCCCGTTTGTTTACACAGCCAGGAAAGAATTGGCGCTCACCTTTAACGGCATGGGCGATAAAGCGACCATGATGGCCCTGATCGATGAGCTGGATGCCTATGGAATCAAGGCGACCTTCTTTCTTCCGGGGATCCGTGTGGCGGAGGAACCAGACATTGCGGATGCCATTTTGTCCAAAGGTCATGAAATTGAGAACAATACGCTCAATCAGCTCGATATGAATCAGCTTGATTACGATCAGATTTATAAGGAAATCAAACTCGCGAATGATGTCATTGAGCGGGAAACGGGCGTCCTGCCCCGCTATGTGCGGACACGCTCGGGCGATTATCCGGATGAAGTGCCGCTGGCAGCTGCACATCTTGGAATGAAGGCCGTTGTAAGTTACAACATTAATCCCAAGGATCGCAATATGCAGAGTGCAGAAGAGATTGGAGAGTATGTGACCAGGTACATCTCCAGAGGCGGCATTATTTCCATGAATACCGATGTCAATCCGGAAGTGATTTCTTCTATTAAATACATAGCCCAGGCCGTGGACGATATCGGATATCAATTGGTTACGCTGGATGAGCTGGTGCGCAATGGCGGCGTGCGAAAACCGCTCGAGTTAATTCCGGGATACGACGCTGCTAGAATGAACCCGGATTATGAACAGGCGAAATATGAACTGGTTTATAAAGTCAATACGAACAAAAAAGAGGTTGCCCTGACCTTTGATGATTTCGGAAGCGACAAAACGGTAACCCGCATCCTTGATATTTTGGAGGAGCATGATGTGAAGGCCACCTTCTTCCTGCGGGCCAAAGGAGTGGAAAGCAACCCGAATTTGGCGCGGGCGATGGTCGAAGGCGGACACGATGTGGCCAATCATTCCTACAGCCATCCCGTCGTTACATCGCTAACGCCGGAAGAGCTGCAGCAGGATGTCGTCAAGGCCCACCAGGTTATTACGGAGGCCATACAGCAGCAGCCTGTCATGCTGTTTCGCCCGCCGACCGGCGTGGTAGATGACGAACGGGCCAAAGCGCTGGCGGCTGCCGGTTACCCCGCCATTGCAATGTATGATGTGACTACGCTGGATTGGGATATTTCCAACAGTGCCGACGATATTGTGAACGGAGTTATGACCAAGACACAAAAGGGAAGCGTCATTTTGCTTCATATGCTGGATGACATTCATACTATTGAGGCCCTGCCCCGAGTACTCGAAGGGCTGAAGAATAAAGGATATACGTTTGTAAAAATGGCGGACATGATGCAGCTGCAGGATAAAGCCGCAATGGAGATGGAATAA